Proteins from a genomic interval of Polaribacter sejongensis:
- a CDS encoding NAD(P)H-dependent oxidoreductase, with amino-acid sequence MKNIFIINGSHPFAHSGGRFNETLFNNTMDYFDSNENFAVKSTQVGDDYDAKEEVEKFKWADIVIYHTPIWWFQIPFGFKKYIDEVFTEGHQNGIYKSDGRSRTNPDINYGTGGLMHGKKYILTTSWNAPKTAFTLENEFFDQKSVDEGVMFGFHRMNAFTGMELIGTHHFHDMEKNADVPLELENYSGFLNKITLKM; translated from the coding sequence ATGAAAAATATATTTATAATAAATGGAAGTCATCCATTTGCACATTCTGGAGGTCGATTTAACGAAACACTTTTCAATAATACAATGGATTACTTTGATTCAAATGAGAATTTTGCTGTAAAATCTACTCAGGTTGGTGATGATTATGATGCAAAGGAAGAAGTAGAAAAATTTAAATGGGCAGATATCGTTATTTACCACACCCCTATTTGGTGGTTTCAGATTCCATTTGGTTTCAAAAAATATATCGATGAAGTTTTTACCGAAGGTCATCAAAACGGAATTTATAAAAGCGACGGAAGAAGCAGAACAAATCCAGATATTAACTACGGAACTGGTGGATTGATGCACGGAAAAAAATACATACTCACCACTAGTTGGAACGCACCCAAAACAGCTTTTACTTTAGAAAATGAGTTTTTCGATCAAAAAAGTGTTGATGAAGGGGTTATGTTTGGGTTTCACAGAATGAATGCTTTTACAGGTATGGAATTGATAGGTACACACCATTTTCACGATATGGAAAAAAATGCAGATGTACCGCTGGAGTTAGAAAATTACAGTGGCTTTTTAAACAAAATTACTTTGAAGATGTAA